A genomic window from Methylocystis iwaonis includes:
- a CDS encoding type IV secretory system conjugative DNA transfer family protein gives MMREHLERLVIGLFVFIAAALLWAVPYAIVTGFRSGFSRPAQKWALLKRVTTENPRFDLEQFPPISFDHGFPLAYKHFYVYAQDERVAKLALENGALAAGVVLALFLALAIFLYANRRSTLHGDARFGTLPEARRAGLAARSGIILGRLNGQTLISNDPGHLLIVGPTRTGKGVSFVIPNGLAWPGSMVTLDIKSENLKSFGAARAAKGDSVFVFAPGSASSHRYNPLDYVRPGPEMATDCANIATFLVATGSVENEWTLAARKTVAALLGYVMTSIHFEKARHIRSAVRVISTGHDIADVLKAIAGTENDGSVPSWVLDAFNQFVAIPDRTRGSVMFNVNNAFAAWDSPLICAATETSDFDIRDLRRKRMSIFIGSPLADLESYRPLIRILFQQIHDVLMRNLPGADEPYQVLLLLDEFYALGRMSSLASKIAVSAGYGFRMTIVLQNISQLDETYGKAMRETLVAGAALKLFVAINDNETAKYVSDALGTYTATHTTKMMGAGLSQSRVSLGHMAAPLRRPQELTRMPRDRSILLVANARPFEIGKLYFFRDHQMRRLVDEAGAARGDPPSLRRWTEPSAWLEIHSKSTLVSRAPQGESGSILPSLASAGPAISSENQSTQRGPVGISAELSDAIAGINAEARRASHSASSGSGEDVGFALKELMAIAEKIRKGWSAA, from the coding sequence ATGATGCGGGAACATCTCGAGCGGCTGGTTATCGGGCTGTTTGTTTTCATTGCCGCGGCGCTGCTTTGGGCCGTGCCCTATGCGATCGTGACCGGCTTTCGCTCCGGCTTCTCCAGGCCTGCGCAGAAATGGGCGCTTCTCAAGAGGGTCACGACGGAAAATCCCCGCTTCGACCTCGAGCAGTTTCCGCCGATCTCCTTCGACCATGGCTTTCCGCTCGCCTACAAGCATTTTTATGTCTATGCCCAGGACGAGCGCGTTGCCAAACTCGCGCTGGAAAACGGCGCCCTCGCCGCCGGCGTCGTGCTCGCGCTCTTCCTCGCCCTAGCGATCTTTCTTTACGCAAACCGCAGATCGACGCTGCATGGCGACGCGCGCTTCGGAACGCTCCCCGAGGCACGCCGTGCGGGTCTGGCCGCGAGAAGCGGGATCATCCTCGGCCGTCTTAATGGACAAACGCTGATCTCGAACGACCCCGGGCACTTGCTGATCGTCGGCCCGACCCGCACCGGCAAGGGCGTGAGTTTTGTTATCCCGAACGGCCTCGCCTGGCCAGGCTCCATGGTGACGCTCGACATCAAGAGCGAGAATCTGAAATCCTTCGGCGCGGCGCGTGCGGCGAAGGGCGACAGTGTTTTCGTCTTCGCGCCGGGCTCCGCCTCCTCCCACCGCTACAATCCGCTCGACTATGTGCGGCCCGGTCCCGAAATGGCGACGGACTGCGCCAATATCGCGACCTTCCTCGTCGCGACCGGCTCAGTCGAGAATGAATGGACGCTTGCCGCGCGCAAGACCGTCGCGGCACTGCTCGGCTATGTGATGACCAGCATCCATTTCGAGAAGGCGCGGCATATTCGCTCCGCCGTGCGAGTGATCTCGACTGGGCACGACATCGCCGATGTGCTCAAAGCCATCGCCGGGACGGAAAATGACGGTTCTGTCCCGTCCTGGGTGCTTGACGCCTTCAATCAATTCGTAGCGATTCCCGACCGCACCCGCGGCTCGGTCATGTTCAACGTCAACAACGCCTTTGCGGCCTGGGACTCGCCGCTGATCTGCGCCGCGACCGAAACGTCGGATTTCGACATCCGCGACCTGCGCCGCAAGCGCATGTCGATCTTTATCGGCTCGCCGCTTGCCGATCTCGAAAGCTACCGCCCGCTTATTCGCATCTTGTTTCAGCAGATCCACGATGTGCTGATGCGCAATCTTCCTGGCGCCGACGAGCCGTATCAGGTCCTTCTGCTCCTCGATGAATTCTACGCGCTTGGTAGGATGTCGTCTCTCGCCTCGAAGATCGCGGTCAGCGCTGGCTATGGCTTCCGCATGACGATCGTGCTGCAAAACATCTCCCAGCTCGACGAGACGTACGGCAAGGCGATGCGCGAGACGCTTGTTGCCGGCGCGGCGCTAAAGCTCTTCGTCGCAATCAACGACAATGAGACCGCAAAATATGTCTCGGACGCGCTTGGGACGTACACGGCGACGCACACGACGAAGATGATGGGAGCAGGCCTGTCTCAGTCTCGCGTGTCGCTCGGGCACATGGCGGCGCCGCTGCGACGGCCGCAGGAGCTGACGCGGATGCCGAGGGATAGGTCGATCCTGCTCGTCGCCAATGCGCGGCCGTTCGAGATTGGGAAGCTCTATTTTTTTCGTGATCACCAAATGCGGCGGCTCGTCGATGAAGCGGGGGCCGCGAGAGGCGACCCGCCAAGTTTGCGGCGGTGGACGGAACCCTCCGCATGGCTCGAGATTCATTCAAAATCGACGCTGGTCTCGAGGGCACCGCAAGGTGAGTCTGGCTCCATCCTACCCTCGCTGGCGAGCGCGGGACCCGCTATAAGCTCAGAGAACCAGAGCACACAGAGGGGCCCTGTGGGCATCAGCGCCGAGCTTTCGGATGCGATCGCGGGGATAAACGCCGAGGCGAGGCGGGCGAGCCACTCTGCTTCCTCGGGATCGGGCGAAGACGTTGGATTCGCTCTGAAGGAATTGATGGCAATTGCGGAGAAAATCCGAAAAGGCTGGAGCGCAGCTTAG
- the virB11 gene encoding P-type DNA transfer ATPase VirB11 yields the protein MKPRLVDRDADAHTVFLEDALGPLRQWLNDDTVVEIVANGPGELFVEVMGESSMRRIEAPAVTSDWIRHLCERVAGFSNQSVNSEHPLLSAALATGERFQGVLPPATTNGGAFAIRKQVIKELMLEDYRRMGSFERVKVSVGNELSEIDSELCEHLDAGRIEAFIRLAVCNRYSILLSGGTSSGKTTFLNAILKEVALEERIVTIEDTREVRPLQKNFLPLVASKGDQGQARVTIESLLQAAMRLRPDRIFLGEIRGSEAYSFLRAINTGHPGSITTIHADSAAGAFEQLALMVMQSGLGLRKDEIIAYVKTVLPIVVQQSRLGGWRGTSEVYFSRMAAWKQGAAARAR from the coding sequence GTGAAGCCAAGGCTCGTCGATAGGGACGCCGACGCCCACACAGTCTTTCTCGAGGACGCGCTCGGGCCGCTGCGGCAATGGCTGAACGACGATACCGTTGTCGAAATCGTCGCCAATGGCCCGGGCGAGCTTTTCGTCGAGGTCATGGGGGAGTCGTCGATGCGGCGGATCGAGGCGCCTGCGGTCACGAGTGACTGGATTCGGCATCTCTGCGAGCGCGTCGCGGGCTTTTCGAACCAGAGCGTTAATAGCGAGCACCCGCTGCTCTCGGCTGCGCTCGCCACCGGCGAACGCTTTCAGGGGGTGCTGCCGCCGGCGACGACGAACGGCGGAGCCTTCGCAATCCGCAAGCAGGTCATCAAGGAGCTCATGCTGGAAGACTACCGCCGCATGGGCTCGTTTGAGCGAGTCAAGGTCTCGGTCGGCAACGAGTTGTCTGAGATTGATAGCGAGCTCTGCGAGCATTTGGACGCGGGGCGGATCGAGGCCTTCATCCGGCTCGCTGTCTGCAATCGCTATTCCATCTTGCTTTCCGGCGGAACCTCGTCAGGTAAGACCACTTTCCTCAACGCTATTTTAAAGGAGGTGGCCCTCGAGGAGCGGATCGTCACGATCGAAGACACGCGCGAGGTAAGGCCGCTGCAAAAAAACTTCCTGCCGCTCGTCGCCTCCAAGGGCGACCAGGGCCAGGCGCGGGTCACGATTGAGAGCCTGCTCCAAGCGGCCATGCGCCTGCGCCCGGACCGGATTTTCCTTGGCGAAATCCGGGGGTCGGAGGCCTATTCCTTCCTGCGGGCGATCAACACCGGCCATCCCGGCTCGATCACAACGATTCACGCCGACAGCGCCGCGGGCGCGTTCGAGCAGCTCGCGCTGATGGTCATGCAGAGCGGACTCGGCCTGCGCAAGGACGAGATCATCGCCTATGTGAAGACGGTCCTGCCAATCGTGGTCCAACAAAGCCGGCTGGGCGGCTGGCGCGGAACGTCTGAGGTCTATTTCTCGCGCATGGCGGCCTGGAAGCAGGGCGCCGCGGCGCGGGCGCGCTGA
- the virB10 gene encoding type IV secretion system protein VirB10, with protein sequence MPSPEHYRSLELEDAARSSVQRSSHVMGNFIKIGVPSAAALFVGWMVYASQHKETRPMTAPEKEEFHTTAFPAPAIDQRPNLDLGKMTAPPPPPAAEVPPPPVAPPTPLVAPPAFETESEPKVDDVEARRLAAEEERRRWERLRAPQLVADGALGAAAGNDERTPGGTSETADDDPNRRFLARAGSAGVERSIATKNDRIDALVPQGTMVRGELLTAIQSDLPGSVKAITREDAWSFDGRRVLIPSGSTLIGEYRSGLARGQTRVFVVWTRLLRPDGVSVQLGSPGTDDLGRAGNSGFLDNHYVERFGAAVALSVIGGVSQFVATLGQNVNSYQQQSQYALDPFTGQLTAITTLPNQNLINARQIGAQQVSQSLTRLSQEALRDSINIPPTVYVDQGARIVVFIKKDLDFSLFYPDPVKEELRELRREAKARR encoded by the coding sequence ATGCCGTCGCCCGAACATTATCGTTCGCTCGAGCTCGAAGATGCGGCAAGAAGCTCGGTCCAGCGCTCGTCACACGTCATGGGAAATTTCATCAAGATCGGCGTCCCCAGCGCCGCAGCGCTCTTCGTCGGCTGGATGGTTTACGCCTCCCAGCATAAGGAGACGCGGCCGATGACCGCGCCGGAGAAAGAGGAATTCCACACCACCGCTTTTCCGGCGCCGGCGATCGACCAGCGCCCGAATCTGGATCTCGGCAAGATGACGGCCCCTCCGCCGCCCCCAGCCGCCGAGGTCCCCCCGCCGCCGGTCGCCCCGCCCACGCCTCTTGTCGCGCCGCCGGCCTTCGAGACGGAGAGCGAACCGAAAGTCGACGACGTCGAGGCCCGGCGTCTCGCCGCCGAAGAGGAGCGGCGGCGCTGGGAGCGGCTGCGGGCGCCCCAGCTCGTCGCCGATGGCGCGCTCGGCGCGGCGGCAGGGAACGATGAGAGGACCCCGGGTGGGACCTCGGAAACGGCCGATGATGACCCTAACCGGCGCTTTCTCGCCCGCGCCGGCTCCGCCGGCGTCGAGCGATCCATCGCGACGAAAAACGACCGGATCGACGCCCTCGTGCCGCAAGGCACGATGGTGCGCGGCGAGCTGCTGACCGCGATCCAGAGCGACCTTCCGGGCTCCGTGAAAGCGATCACCCGCGAAGACGCCTGGTCCTTCGACGGTCGGCGCGTGCTCATCCCCTCGGGATCAACCTTGATCGGCGAATATCGCTCCGGGCTCGCCCGCGGGCAGACGAGGGTTTTCGTGGTCTGGACGCGGCTGTTGCGCCCCGACGGCGTCTCCGTTCAGCTGGGTTCGCCGGGGACCGACGATCTCGGCCGGGCCGGGAACTCCGGCTTCCTCGACAATCACTATGTCGAGCGTTTCGGGGCGGCAGTCGCGCTCAGCGTCATCGGCGGCGTCTCGCAATTCGTCGCGACGCTTGGCCAGAACGTCAACAGCTACCAGCAACAAAGCCAATATGCGCTCGATCCCTTCACCGGTCAGCTCACGGCAATCACGACTTTGCCCAATCAAAATTTGATCAACGCCCGGCAGATCGGCGCGCAGCAGGTTTCGCAATCCTTGACCCGGCTCTCGCAAGAGGCGCTGCGGGATTCGATCAACATCCCGCCCACCGTTTACGTCGACCAGGGCGCGCGCATCGTCGTCTTCATCAAGAAGGATCTCGACTTCTCCCTATTTTATCCCGACCCCGTCAAAGAGGAACTGAGGGAGCTGCGCCGTGAAGCCAAGGCTCGTCGATAG
- the virB9 gene encoding P-type conjugative transfer protein VirB9 gives MTWHLGFPLLLGLLATGAPSLAQAEESPWAGRYDARVREVSFRPDEVVAINGSYGVSTMIVLGEDEKIETLALGDSVAWKVEPNKRGNIIFVKPVEKNAFSNLNVVTSKRIYSFLLRADFRQGRAQVFKVRFRFPEDEADARLIALAKERASYPNTKNFNVANANSDYAYKGSSLSKPTAVFDDGVKTWFRFAADQETPAIFVVDHDRKESVVNFHKEGPYVIVDKVNFQWTLRNGAEATCVFNRRLNNLHEPDGLEPYAPERVGSNGFQFW, from the coding sequence ATGACCTGGCATCTTGGCTTCCCCCTCCTTCTCGGTCTGCTCGCGACCGGCGCTCCGAGCCTCGCGCAGGCTGAGGAGTCGCCTTGGGCGGGCCGCTACGACGCTCGGGTGCGGGAGGTCAGTTTCCGCCCCGACGAGGTCGTCGCCATCAACGGCTCCTATGGCGTCTCCACAATGATTGTGCTGGGCGAGGACGAGAAGATCGAGACATTGGCGCTCGGCGACTCTGTCGCCTGGAAGGTCGAGCCCAACAAGCGCGGCAACATCATCTTCGTGAAGCCGGTCGAGAAGAACGCCTTTTCCAATTTGAACGTGGTCACGTCGAAGCGCATCTATTCGTTCCTTCTGCGCGCCGATTTCCGGCAGGGAAGGGCGCAAGTGTTCAAGGTGCGCTTCCGCTTCCCTGAGGACGAGGCCGACGCCAGGCTCATCGCGCTCGCCAAGGAGCGCGCAAGCTATCCCAATACGAAGAATTTCAACGTCGCCAACGCCAACAGCGATTACGCCTATAAGGGCTCCTCGCTCTCAAAGCCGACCGCGGTCTTCGACGATGGCGTCAAAACCTGGTTTCGCTTCGCCGCAGATCAGGAGACGCCGGCGATCTTCGTTGTCGATCACGACCGCAAGGAGAGCGTCGTCAATTTCCATAAAGAGGGTCCCTACGTCATCGTCGACAAGGTCAATTTCCAGTGGACGCTGCGCAACGGCGCGGAAGCGACCTGCGTCTTCAATCGGCGGCTGAACAATCTCCATGAGCCTGACGGCCTCGAGCCCTATGCGCCGGAGCGCGTGGGCTCGAACGGCTTTCAATTTTGGTAA
- a CDS encoding virB8 family protein, whose amino-acid sequence MMWELPFRRLPRRVLREEFAPIAPGPGAPATGEGARYYQEGGTWEEDRTLWKNASLSIAWIIAAVMTVIALGAIVSLASLAPLKTFEPYMIVVDKSSGFVEVKRPMAQGALSQDEAVTMFNVVRYVKARETYDPKALKDNFDLAQLLSTGDAARDLTEIFSPANPKNPVKTFGATTEVAVSVKSVTFPNQRTALVRFGTDEKSASNTVHRDWVALVRFRYSGAPMSNQMRFDNPLGFQTTEYRRDQETVPTATGAEK is encoded by the coding sequence ATGATGTGGGAATTGCCGTTTCGCCGCCTCCCCCGCAGGGTCCTGCGAGAAGAGTTCGCCCCCATTGCGCCGGGCCCTGGAGCCCCCGCGACAGGGGAGGGCGCGCGCTACTACCAGGAGGGCGGGACCTGGGAAGAGGACCGGACGCTCTGGAAAAATGCGTCGCTCTCGATCGCCTGGATCATCGCCGCCGTGATGACCGTCATCGCGCTTGGCGCGATCGTCTCGCTCGCAAGCCTCGCGCCGCTCAAGACCTTTGAGCCTTATATGATCGTCGTCGACAAATCCTCAGGCTTCGTCGAGGTCAAGCGGCCGATGGCGCAGGGAGCGCTCAGCCAAGACGAAGCCGTCACCATGTTCAACGTCGTGCGCTATGTGAAGGCGCGCGAGACTTACGATCCCAAGGCGCTCAAGGACAATTTTGATCTCGCGCAGCTGCTCTCGACCGGCGACGCCGCCCGCGATCTCACCGAGATTTTCAGCCCGGCCAATCCGAAGAACCCGGTCAAAACCTTCGGCGCCACCACGGAAGTCGCCGTCTCGGTCAAATCGGTGACGTTCCCAAACCAGCGCACGGCGCTGGTGCGCTTTGGCACGGATGAAAAATCCGCCTCCAACACCGTCCATCGCGACTGGGTGGCGCTGGTGCGTTTTCGCTATTCCGGCGCGCCCATGTCGAACCAGATGCGCTTCGACAATCCGCTCGGCTTCCAGACGACCGAATACCGCCGCGACCAGGAAACGGTCCCGACCGCGACGGGAGCCGAGAAATGA
- a CDS encoding type IV secretion system protein, with the protein MTVLQNCPTQNYGSGIIPQILSGVDQTGCTYVQGAFQELARDVTAGGAGASIASLLLIAYVIFWGFGVWAGTATGTATDAAFRLFRAFVIYALATSWSDFTSFAYTLFNDGPAAIGNRLLSVGNNNAYTSPNAVVSALEAIWNQVAQGFQLHFAFSLQSFASALVGLACVIIIALFLAVATFTIILSKVFLWLILGIAPLMILLLLFDASSRFFSGWLSAAVLYAMLQVLVYAFLAFYLTVTQPIFAGLGAAINSGQVDWGALAPFFLVGLTGLFLLSQLPGMAAAIAGGIPLYATTIGGLWRSVTANGAMVASNAYRARVPFGYGARFGVDRSLQDRVTRARYERIYGQRAADVLAKKMDQI; encoded by the coding sequence GTGACCGTGCTGCAGAACTGCCCGACGCAGAATTACGGGTCCGGAATCATCCCGCAGATCCTTTCTGGCGTCGACCAGACCGGCTGCACCTATGTTCAGGGCGCCTTTCAGGAGCTTGCTCGGGATGTGACGGCGGGCGGGGCAGGGGCTTCGATCGCCTCGCTCCTCCTCATCGCCTATGTGATCTTCTGGGGATTTGGCGTTTGGGCCGGAACCGCTACGGGAACGGCGACCGACGCCGCCTTTCGGCTGTTTAGGGCCTTCGTGATCTATGCGCTCGCGACCTCCTGGAGCGACTTCACGAGTTTTGCCTATACACTCTTCAATGACGGACCAGCTGCGATCGGCAATCGGCTGCTCAGCGTCGGCAACAATAATGCTTACACCTCGCCAAACGCCGTCGTCTCGGCGCTGGAAGCGATCTGGAACCAGGTTGCGCAAGGTTTCCAGCTGCATTTCGCGTTCAGCCTGCAATCCTTCGCCTCGGCCCTCGTCGGCCTTGCCTGCGTGATCATCATCGCGCTGTTTCTGGCGGTCGCCACCTTCACGATCATTCTCTCGAAGGTCTTTCTGTGGCTGATCCTCGGCATCGCGCCCTTGATGATCCTGCTGCTGCTTTTCGACGCCTCCTCGCGCTTTTTCTCCGGTTGGCTCTCCGCGGCGGTCCTGTATGCGATGCTGCAGGTGCTGGTTTACGCCTTTCTCGCCTTCTACCTCACCGTCACGCAGCCGATCTTCGCGGGTCTTGGCGCCGCCATCAACAGCGGCCAGGTCGATTGGGGCGCGCTCGCGCCGTTCTTTCTCGTCGGCCTCACCGGCCTTTTCCTCTTGAGCCAGCTCCCCGGCATGGCCGCGGCGATCGCCGGCGGCATTCCGCTCTATGCGACGACGATCGGCGGGCTCTGGCGCTCGGTCACCGCGAACGGCGCGATGGTCGCCTCAAACGCCTATCGCGCCCGCGTGCCTTTCGGCTACGGCGCACGCTTCGGCGTCGATCGGTCGCTGCAGGATCGCGTCACGCGCGCCCGCTATGAGCGCATCTATGGCCAACGCGCCGCCGATGTGCTCGCCAAGAAAATGGACCAGATTTGA
- a CDS encoding conjugal transfer protein, with product MKRAILAFCLANLFLVRGAHAQVPVIDAANLSQSQQTATNTKQILSTDQDILSNVQKTLQAVTGDRSSLAQGPLAQMALGSGFSMGSAPSLGSVISGGPLSFAGLGGDSQQIISSLINGLNLVKTLSGLQGALPSDKAYLNSSNTAQLILGLINSTQGTVKSASNAYTTGGQQIGNSPDVKGSIDQNSQIQAQNGQSIVQLNGAVNTAAAAANQANLDRIAGLSAAARAMQFRPYGQ from the coding sequence ATGAAACGGGCGATATTGGCTTTCTGCCTTGCGAATCTTTTCCTTGTTCGCGGCGCCCATGCCCAGGTTCCGGTGATCGACGCCGCCAATCTCTCCCAGTCCCAGCAGACGGCGACGAACACCAAGCAGATCCTCTCGACCGACCAGGATATCCTATCCAATGTGCAGAAAACCCTGCAGGCCGTAACCGGCGACCGCTCGTCGCTGGCGCAGGGGCCGCTCGCGCAAATGGCGCTCGGCAGCGGCTTTTCGATGGGGAGCGCGCCGTCGCTCGGCTCGGTGATTTCAGGGGGCCCGCTGTCTTTCGCTGGGCTTGGCGGCGATTCTCAGCAAATCATCTCGTCGCTGATCAATGGGCTCAATCTGGTCAAAACACTATCCGGGCTGCAAGGCGCGCTCCCGAGCGACAAGGCCTATCTCAACTCCTCGAACACAGCCCAACTCATTCTCGGGCTCATTAACTCGACGCAAGGGACGGTCAAGAGCGCCAGCAACGCCTACACGACCGGCGGGCAGCAGATCGGAAACTCCCCCGACGTTAAAGGCTCGATCGATCAGAACTCGCAGATCCAGGCGCAGAACGGCCAGTCGATCGTCCAGCTCAATGGCGCGGTCAATACGGCGGCGGCCGCCGCCAACCAGGCCAATCTCGACCGCATCGCCGGGCTTTCCGCCGCGGCCCGCGCCATGCAGTTTCGACCCTACGGACAATAG